Proteins co-encoded in one Epinephelus moara isolate mb chromosome 13, YSFRI_EMoa_1.0, whole genome shotgun sequence genomic window:
- the LOC126399952 gene encoding high choriolytic enzyme 1-like: protein MTLSASLLLLLLLGLSQAHSLTEEGSGAEVQVDEEDTVDISTRILTTNNATDEILLEGDLLAPKSRNAIMCWSQNCLWRKASNGLVMIPFTVSSEFTSWERQKIDNAMKAFHSSTCLHFVPRQNEYDFISIENRAGCFSALGRQGGRQVLSLNKQGCLYHGIIQHEINHALGFQHEQTRSDRDYYVRINWENINPQMAYNFYKQNTNNLNTPYDYSSIMHYGRTAFSIQYGRDSITPIPDPNVQIGQRQGLSYWDIMRINLLYGC from the coding sequence ATGACTCTCTCTgccagcctgctgctgctgctcctgctcgGCCTCTCTCAGGCTCATTCTCTCACAGAGGAAGGAAGTGGAGCAGAGGTCCAAGTGGACGAAGAAGACACTGTCGACATCAGCACCAGGATCCTGACAACCAACAACGCCACGGATGAGATCTTGCTGGAAGGAGACTTGCTGGCTCCCAAATCAAGAAATGCCATAATGTGCTGGTCCCAGAACTGCCTGTGGAGGAAAGCCTCCAACGGCCTGGTGATGATCCCCTTCACCGTGAGCAGTGAGTTCACCAGCTGGGAGAGGCAGAAGATCGACAACGCCATGAAGGCCTTCCACAGCAGCACTTGCCTCCACTTCGTCCCCCGTCAAAATGAGTACGACTTCATCAGCATCGAGAACAGAGCCGGATGTTTCTCGGCTCTGGGCAGACAGGGAGGCAGACAGGTGCTCTCTCTCAATAAGCAGGGCTGCCTCTACCACGGCATCATCCAGCACGAGATCAACCACGCTCTGGGCTTCCAGCACGAGCAGACCAGGAGTGACCGCGACTACTACGTCAGGATCAACTGGGAGAACATCAACCCACAGATGGCTTACAACTTCTACAAGCAGAACACCAACAACCTGAACACTCCCTACGACTACTCCTCCATCATGCACTATGGAAGAACAGCTTTTTCCATCCAGTACGGCAGGGACAGCATCACCCCCATCCCCGACCCCAACGTCCAGATCGGCCAGAGGCAGGGCTTGTCCTACTGGGACATCATGAGGATCAACCTGCTTTATGGTTGCTAA